The window ACCATCAAGCAAGCAAGCACGTACTACTATTTGACTGAAGCAAGTCACTGTGCCTTTATCATGCCAGTTGGCTTATTGTGTCCAGAAATCACATAACAGAGCAAGTTAGCAAGTCATCTGCTTCTGTCAGCTGTAAAATGTGTTCTGCTTCATCACACCACTCATGCAGAAGTTTTTTTTCCGGAACGGATGCAGAAGTTTGTGAATCTCAAAGCAAAGGTGCCTATCAGTGCAAAGAGACATCAAAAAAGTTCGCCAACTTACCCAAGCCTTCCCACCATCGCAAAGGAAGCAGTAGGCAGTTGCATTCCAGCATACATGAGCATCTTCCATCTCCAGGTCACACTGATGGGATTCATCATTCATTAGTCACAACTAACCAAAGTAAGCTTACCAAGCTCAAAACCAGGTACAGATTCAAGCAAACACACGCACAAAGTACAACATCGAAATCCCGCGATGCTGATACAACACAGAAGGTAATAAAACACATGCACAAACTAAAATGCAAGCAAGTTCACTTCAGAGCTGAACACTGTATGCTGCTAGATAGAGGTTCAGTTTTCCATGTCGAGCATGCAGACGGAAGGAACTATACTCGACAGACCATTTCTGCATCTCAGCCACCAGAATGTAAATGTAGATACCTGCAGAGAAAGTAATATCATCAGTAAAAAACTTGTACTACATACAGGAAAAGTTATTGGGAGTTATTCTCATAACTCTTCTATGACTCAAACCATCACAATTGTGGGTGTCATAAGCTCCAGAGTTAAACCATCACAGCATCATTAGACAAAATCAACACATGAAACAGAGAACAATAGGCAATATGTAGTGTAGTAGCACACCTTCAACTTCTAATATTGTAAGTTTGTGGCAACACTCTTATGCGTAGAGGCTCATGGAGTAGGATAGCAGGTTTCTAACTCTTGGGCATACTTTTTAGGAATGCAAGGGCTGGCTAGTCACTGACAAATCGATTTTCATCAAATTTTTGCAGTACAAGCCTGTAACAAGGGATCATGCATCATCTTACTATACCTGAGACTTCCTTCAGTCCAACATGATTGTTATTTTTTACTCTCTACGCCATAAAGCAATACATTCAGAGTCATGCTATGCACACGGCAAATTTTGAACGATTCACACACAAAGATTGAATCCAGCCGGACATGCATATGAGTGAGAagggcactagccactggatttgcACGTCGTGCACAGCTCGGGCAGAAGTATCGTGTGTGGAGCAGTTTCGATACATTCACCACTACTTTAATAATAATATGTTAGTAAAATTAAAAAAACCGGCATTAGTGATAGAATCAATTTTTATGGTGATTCTAGTCCTGCCAAAATTGAAGTATTAAACATCAATAGTGGCCAAAATTGAAGAAATTATACACCACACAAAGCATACTACCAATAGTTTGGACCAGCCAAATTGTATTAGTGGCCAATGGCCAATTACAGGTTTGCTGGATAACTAGTCGCATGCTGAGAAAATGTTTAACCAAACAGGCTAAAACTAGAATAATCATCCATAAAACCACAGTGACTGCAGTTAAGAAGATAGACAGTAGTATAAGTTTAACGAAGGCGTACTCTTAAAGTATTGTGACAATCATTAGTTCACTACTAGGTATCACAATGATCCAAAATAAGCAGCAAAGTGAAATGGCACACCTATAAGTCCGCGTAAAAAAAGGAATTTTAAACCAGATGCATTGGCAGTTATCAATCACTTATGAAGACAGGACAACATTCAGATCACACTAGGGCATGATAGACCCATGAACAGAAAAAACAGAAGTTAAAGGCAATTCAGCAAGAGCAAAGGCAAAATAAAAATATATCCCGGAAGCACAACAAAGGATTAGTAGTTCATTTACTACCACCTAGCATGAAAGCATTCTCATCTGGCTAAGAAAAAAAGAGCATTTTCATCTCTGAGCAGGCATCGATATTTGCACAAATAGGGAATGAGGAATGGTCCTAAGCCGCCAATCAATGGAGGGGCTAGAGGGAGAAGAGCCCACCCACTACCAGCAAGAACTTAGGGAGTACACTGTAGGAGGTAAAGCGTACGCAAGGAGGCTGAATGGAAGTGGGGGCAAACAAAAGAGCACATTCAGTAGAGAGGGGGTAGAAGATCAGCAATTTAAAGGCACGGGGAACAGAATGGAGAGCTGCTGAGGAAGGAACGAGATAGCAGGGCCTGGAGAAAAGATTCAGAATTTAGCCTGGCATCAAAGCATGATATGAGGCGGCTAGGTGGGTAATAAAAGACCAGCAGAGCAGAGAGCGTAGAGAAAATCTTAAGAGTCCTTGCTTGCAATTTGGTACTTGAGAAATTACACTACAGTAAAAAGGGAAGCAATGCATCTTTTTAAGATTAGCTCAGGTACCTAGACATACATGGAAAAGATAAGCTTACCTACTCAACCAGTACATCGCATAGCATATCTAACCGGAAAATCATCTTATGTGCTGTGCAAGAGATCAGCTCCATCATGTCCACCACCAATGCTTGTTTCTGCAAGCATAAGAAGTCAAGCAACCAATGACATTCCAATGAAAAGCCAAATGGATATGAGGAGGCATCAACAAGATACCATTTAGATAACCAACAGCTGAgttacaaaaataaataaatttataCAACATTAGGGATACACAAACAAAACCATATCTACTGTCAGAGTTGGTCAATAATCTCATCTTATCTTGAGAAataaactgcagctacctcatacaaTTCATGTGACGAGGCACGAACTAGCATGGCGCTAATGCTGGTTTCAGAACAACACAATGTCGGCAATTGTCACAAGTGAACAACCTGACTTGATTAGTAGCTAAGGCATGTACAGCTGCATTATTCCGCATACATCAATACACAGGCAACAATGAAATTTAGTTCAAGTATCACAGAAAGAATTTGCCAATCTTGGTATCCATTTTTTTTTCCTCGAACATGCACCCAAATGTGTGACGTTGTGCATCAGAAGAAACAGCCAGATGACCCAAAAGTTCAAGAGGCTGAAACTCAATAAAGCAGAAACGAaacacaaaaggaaaaaaaataaaaaggcagctcggtgcacgtagctcccgcttgcacagggtccggggaagggcacaaaagggaaaaataaaacAAAGAGAAAACTAAAGCATAACTGGGGCTGCGCCAGCGAATTAATCCAGCGTCCGGCCATGCTGGGGCAGCCATCTCAGAGCTTTGTCTCTATCCATTGCTTCATTGTATGGGTATTTCATATAATAAAGTAATAAAGACAATTTGCTAGGTCTGACTCGAACCACACAAATTACAGAAATGAAGCTTAGCAGTAGATCAGTGAATTCACCACCTGGCTACATAACATAAAGAAAATTAGATACCACTAACAGATACTCCCTCCGGATTTGAAAGAAAAGCATGAGATCTTGAGCGAGAATAAGGAGGGAAACCGCAAGTTATTTCTTTCCATGTTTACCCCTGAGCGCAGAGATTAAGAAGGAAAAAGTGGGCTTCCGCTTTACACCCCTCCGTTTCTCACACACGGATTACGTGGCACATGTGCAGGAGGAAGACAAAGGGGCTGAGTTTGTATGGGAGGGGATTTAACGCAAGCCGGTTTTTCAGTATGGGGAATGGGATAAGCAGGGTTAGTTTTGTCCATCCAGCGCTAATAACCTTTCCGATGCCCCTCTTTCGCGCAAAACGGTTGGTGTTTTTTCCACACCTTCCTTTCAaataaggagggagtactactttacAGATCATAATTATAACATAAAACACTACCATACAAGCATAAGAAAAGAACTCCTCATAGCTTCATCGCAACATGTTCAAGATGTCATCAAGCATCAAAAAAGAAGTGTCATGGGACTACTTAAAATTGTTAACTCAATATGGAAGTTTATAAACAGTACGTATTTTCATCAACCAATTATCGAAAACTAACTTTCTTTTGTTATACACAGGTTGTAAAGCAAGCTATTACCTGCAGTATAGACACTTTCGAATGGGTGATAGAAAGAGATTCTGGTTTCCACGAGCTTCTTGAGCTGCAACGACTCAAGCTGGAACATGAAGAGACTGCCTTCTGTCCACATGAGAGCCACATTATTCTCCTCAGCAAATCCTACTATCATTGGAGACTCTCTCTCCTTTGAATCCAGCGGAAATAGCTTGTCTGTTTCAATTGTTCTTCCCAACACCCACGAAGCAAAACAGTCACAAATGACCTTCGTCTTCCACAACTGAACACTGAACTTTGATACAAATAGGAAACCAAGCCCTCCATCATCTGCCCGCATAACCGAGAAGTTGACATGACTGTCATACAAGTCCACCGGTGGAGGTATCACGGCTAGGCTGTCCCTATCCAAATCAAATTGGAGGATGTTGTACGAACTATCCCAAAGCCACCAGTAAAGGGAATCCCCAACCAGCACAGCAGGTATGCTCGAATAAATCATGGTCGGACATTCAACCGGTGGCAAGTCTTCTGCTTTCAATTGGAAGCGGGATTCGCATGCCGGTGGAAGCGGTGTTGAGATTATATCACTCCATGTATTGGTCTCCGACAAATAAGCGCTGCCGATGGCTCTTGTATGGTCTTGTTTCTCGGTGATGCTTACCAAGGCCACCAGGAATTGGTGGTCGTCTACGGCAGAGCGAAGCACCGCCCCGCCGATCGGGCTGTCCGAGTCGCACTCGAATCCCGGGGGAACGGCAATCCAGTGCTTGTCGCCGGTGACAGGGTCCCAGACCAGCAACTGGTTCGTGGGTCTGTTCAAGATTAGCACCAGGCCATGACGGCTTCCAAGGGACCGGAACCAGTCGTCGTCGCCGCGCTGCAGGGAGAAGCGCCCCGGCGGGAAACGATCCGGGGCGGCGAGGGTAGGCACGAAGGAGCGGCAGCCGTCCATGTCGAAGAAACCGAGGAGCGGAGGGttggggcggtggtggcggcggatgCGGCGGGAGAAGCCGGGGTCGGAGGCGATGCGGCGCCAGCGATTGGAGACGAGCGAGGCGCGAGGGAGGGAGGACGGCTGcggggggaggcggaggaggatctcggagaggAGGTTCTCGTCCTCCAGCGGCGGTGCCGCCGTCGGCGAACGGTGGCGGCGGCTCATCTCGCCCTACTCACTGTTTTTTTTTTTCTAGATCTGCCCTACTTGCTCACTGGTGCGGTGGAGTGGatctgatttttttttattttattttttttgaggAAGTGGAGTGGATCTGATGAACTGAAATGAAGTGCGCCCCGTGAAAGTGACGGAAGAGATGCTGCTGGGCTGGACAATGGGCCACGGTATACAATGCAACGTGCATCCTTTTTTTCTTTCGATTGAAGAAATTCCAGCCCCCCAAAAAATGAAGATTGAAGAAATTCCAAAGGAAACCCTGTGTATAGAAAAAAATAATGTAAAAATCATACTGTAAAATTCTACTAATAAATAATATACTGACTTGTGAGCTACCAATAGGATTTTTTCGTGTGGATCCATAATAGCAAATAGTAGGTCCAATTTTTCTCCACATATTTGTTCTTTGTATAGCCCAAAATAAACTTAACGATAAACTACGGGGATGAATCAAACCAAACCGAAGGCTGGTTTTTCACGTCCCCTGCTAGCTAGCACATATGCTACTACATTAGATTCCCTATTACAAAACACAACACAAGCCTTTCCGAACTCACTTAAATCTTGATGACGGTCTTCTAGAATAGGGGCTGCAACCATAGAGTATCCTTCGTCTTGATTAAGAGCATGAATTGCTGGCCCCGTACGTATGTACTGGTGCTAGGACATCCTCACCTTCTTAATGTAAGAAAAAAGGCTCATGTTTATGTAAAAAACAGAACTCTATCTATGACATTTTTGTGGGCCACCGAAGCCTCTGAAATAATAAGATTGTATAAATGCCTCCTAAACCGGTTTTGAATGATGATTTTGCTGACATAGCACGTACATGAGGTGGTCCATGGGCCAAAGGGGtcctccaaaacttgtttggagaaAAACAAGCAAGCTATagtcttatttatttatttgttaaCTAGTCATCAAGTCAACAACTTACGTGTCACAAGAGGAGAAAAGATGCTCCAAAACATGGGTACTTACCTGTTTTGTTACTCTTTTAACTAGCCATAAAATAGATTCAGAGTAGAGCATCCCTAACATAATTGTCAAGGGAAGTATATATGCTTTTTCCCTATGGCCTTGTTCGGTTGACAGAGAATTGAAGGGGGTTGACAGGGATTGAGGGGGAATAAATCCTCTACGAGTGAAAATCCCCTCAAATGCTCTCCAATCACTTTGGGGAGGGGTGCAACTGAAGAAGGCCTAAACAACATTAGGGGGTGGGTGATCATCCTCTACCCAACGGCCCGTCAGACATGTGGGAGTGCGCCACAGGCGacccttgtttccttggtttcttTGGCACCGTCACAAGTGGTGTTTTTAGTTTATCAGTCCCCAAAAATCTTCAATGATGTTTTGTTTGGTTTTTTCCTCAGGgtcactttttttttgcggggctcTGATCGTGGCCATGGCGCGCCGCGGGGAATCATTTGCGTCTGGAGTCCAGGGTAAAGGAAAGGTTGGGGACCTCATGAAGGAACTCACCCTACAGGAGGAGGATCTAGACGATGTGATTTTGAGGAAAAGGATGCACCGGTGGATTAGGATCTCCGGTGGATGATTTTCGTCCGTGTTCATATGGACAAGGGATTTAGTACCTATTGGTTCTTCCGCAATATGCGATCTGCTTGGGATCTAGCCAGAAAGGTCAAGATCAAAATTCTGGAAGCCTATTTGTGATGCAGTTTAATTGTTTGGGTGATTGGGAGAGGGTCACCCAGGGTGGTCCTTGGCACTTTAGGGGGAATCCGGTGATCATCTCACCGTATGATGGATATACCAAGCCGACAACCATTGAGCTCTTCACTTTTGAGATCTGGGCGCATATCATTGAGAATGATCTCCCAATTGCGTATCATGGGATGGTTAAGGCTTTGGCCTCCAAGATTGGCGAGTTCATCGACTCAGAGCGGTCTTCCTTTGATTTTGAAGGAAATTTTTATAGGGTCAGAGTGAGGCTTGATGTGCAGAATCATCTAAAGAAAAGTAACATCACTGATTCGTGGTGGAGAGAGGGAAATCTTCGCGGTGAAGTATGAACGTTTACCGTACTGGTACCAAGTCTGTGAGATGATGGGTCATGAATTCAAAGATCATGGTGACGAGGTGCATCCTCCATCTGCGTTAATCTATAAAAACATGCAAGTTTCGGCGACCACTGCCTGGGGGATCCGGTGTCGCAACAATAGCCAGAAGGCCAAGAAACATAATATACGCAGGAAGGTGGGGCTGCTATTGAGAAAGGCTCTGATGATCATGAAGTTGTAGCCCGGGAGCAAGATGACACTGATATGGAGGCAGTCGACTCCAACCGCAAACGTACTTCTAATGAGGTGGTAGGGACGCCCAATCCTGTAGCCACCACGAGTATGGAGCTCGTCCTAGTTCCAAAGACGGGAGGTAGTGTTGTTCCACCTAGCCCCCACCAAAACAAGGCCCCAAGAGGTCTAGGACTACAATGTAGAATGAGAAAAAACACCAATGGTGGACTGAAGAAGACCCCAGCAGTGGCAAACCCAGTGATGCAAGACCGACGGCCCCCTCGGCGGAGGACCGCCGGGAACAATGAATTTGTTGTGCTGGAATTCTCGTGGGATTGGCAATGCCCCGACAATTCAAGAGCTTCGCAAACTCACACAAAAGTTTGCCCCTAGAGTACTTTGCATCGTCAAAACCCAAATTAGTGGTGATAGAGCTAAAAAATTAAAGAGTACTCTAGGTTTTGATAATTCTTTTGCTGTTGATTCCTCCGGTGGGAGCGGATGTCTGGCTATATATGTTTTGGCATAATGATATAAATATTGAGAATTTGGGTTACTCAAGGTATCATATAGATGTGAAAGTTAGTGATTTAGGTGGTGAACCATGGAGGCTCTCTTGTTTCTATGGGGAGGCACAGACCCACCTTCGCCACAATACATGGAACTATGAAAAATCTCTCGACTCTCCACACCATGCCATGGGTGTGTATGGGAGATTTCAATGAAGTTCTAAGGCATGATGAACATGTTGGTATCGGCAATAGGAGTCAAGCACAAATTCAAGGTTTTAGGGACGTCATGAATGTGTGTGTTTTTGTTGATCTTGGATATGAAGGGACAAGGTGGACATTTGAAAAGAGAGTTACTGGAGGCTCCTTCACTCGTGTTCGGCTAGACAGAGCTCTTGGCTTGGTCGAGTGGTGTGGCCAATTTCCATCGGCTATGGTGGAACATCTAACAGCAGCTACTTTGGACCACTCGCCTATCTTGCTACAGCTAGCTCAACCACCGAGTGGGAGGAGGAAACATAAGCAATTTTGGTATGAAGTAATGTGGGATACACATCCTGACTTGAAATCCACCGTCCAGCTTGCATGGGAGGCAAACGGCCACAATCTGACGGCCAGGGTAGTGCGAGCCAAACTTGATGCACTTGCAAGCAATCTTGGCGATTGGTCCAAGTCGGCCTTTGGAAGTGTCAGAGGGGAGATCCGTAGATTAAAGAAGGAGTTTGAGCGCCTACGGAGCGATGTAGCGCGAACATACCCTTCCCATGTGGAGATAAAAATCAATGATCGTCTAATTGAGCTCTATTTACGCGAGGACCTGATGTGGAGGCAGCGTTCCCACGTCGAATGGCTAGTTGTAGGTGACCGAAACTCCCACTTCTTTCACATAAGAGCGTCCATGCACGGAGGCAGAACCTGATCAAGGCTCTCCAACGTCTAGATGGGAAGTTCACTAATGATTTGACTGAGATGCAACAAATGGCTTTAGAGTTTTATAAAAACTTGTATACATCAGAGGGTGTCTAGGGGGCAGCGGAGGTTCTTGATCATGTCCCAGTTAGAGTCACCCCCGCTATGAACAGCAACCTAATGGACCCGTATGATGCAAGAGAAGTCAAGACAATGCTTTTCCAAATGTTTCCAACGAAAGCTCCGGGACCTAACAGATTCCCTGCACATTTCTTTCAAAGGCATTGGGACACATACGAAGAAGCAGTCACAAAATTTGTGTTAGGCATTGTGAAGGGAGAAGAGAGCCCTGCTTGCCTAAATGATACTTTGTTGGTGCTTATCCCAAATGTAACCAACCCCACGTTATTGTCTTAGTTTCGTCCTATAAGTTTGTGTACGTGTTTTACAAGATTGCCTCAAAGGTGCTTTCAAACCGCCTCAAGCAGATTCTCCCAGATATCATTTCCGAGGAATAGTCATTGTTTGTACCTGGAAGGCTTATAACTGACAATATAATCTCTACTTATGAATGTTTGCATTTCATGAAGAGGAACAAGGCAAAGAGCAATAGTTTTTGTGCATtgaaacttgacatgatgaaggcttatgacCGAGTGGAGTGGTCTTATCTAAGATAAATAATGGAGAAGCTGGGTTTTGCAGTACCTTGGAtttgtgtggttatgaacatggtgagCTCAGTTTCTTTTTTAGTGATGTTCAATGGTAATAAATCAGAAGTGTTCAAGCCAAGGCGCGGTGTTCGACAGGGAGATCCTATCTCTCCATATCTTTTCATGTTAGCAgtggagggcctttcgtgcctattAAAGTCTCAGAACCAGTCATCCCAGCTTAGCGGCATCAAGGCGGCACCGGCCCATCTTTTATTTGTAGATGATAGCCTGCTATTTTTCAGGGCAAGTATTAATGGAGCTGGAGAGGTATCAAACCTGTTGATTGCATATTGTAAGGCCTCGGGCCAAAGAATTAATAGAGTGAAGTCCTCAATATTTTTCAGTAGGGACTGTTCTAAGGTAGTTCGTAATGCTGTCAAAGGCTTCCTTCATGTTCCTAATGAATCTTTGAGTGACAGGTACTTGGGAATGCCGACAGATGTTGGGCACTCGAAGAAGGGTACGTTTAAATACTTGAGCGACAGAGTATGGGACAAGGTGAAGGATGGATGAGCAAATGCCTCTCTGCTGGAGGAAAGGGTGCTCAGGCGATCCCGACGTACTCTATGTTATGTTTTAAGCTCCCGAGGGGTTTATGTGATCATATCAAATACATCATATGAAAGTTTTGGTGGGGATACAAACAGGGGGAGCGGCAACCGCCTTGGGTCTCATGGGACGTTATGACAAGACCCAAAAATCTGGGAGGGCTCAGTTTCAAGGACCTTGAGATTTTTTAACCTGGCGCTATTAGCGAGACAAGCATCGAGAATTATGCAAGAGATAGATACTTTGAGTGCAAGAATTCTAAAGGCATCGTATTTCACATAGGGGAACATTCTTGAGGCGGAGCTCGGAACCAGACCATCCCAGATATGGAGATCGATAATTGAAGGGCGAGACTTGCTCAAGCAAGGAATCATCCGCCGAATAGGCAATGGCCATTCAACAGATATATGGGTGGATAACTGGATTTTGAAGGAGACTACACCAAGACCTATTACCTCACTAGTAGCGGATCCACCGAGGATGGTTTATGAACTCCTGTCTCCGGCAACTGCATCATGGGACGAGGTGCTAGTAAGGTCTGTTTTTCTGTTGATTGACGTGAACACTATTCTGAAAATACCCATATGCAACAGTAACACAGAGGATTTCTGGGCGGGGTACCCAGATAAGAAGGGTAGGTTTGTGGTTGCAGGGTAGAGGTGGACCATCCAATGTGTAGACCAGCGTGATAAGAAGGGTAGGTTTGTGGAAGCTTAGTGAAGACCAGCGTGTAGTCGGGGGTGAATGGCTTGACTAGCGACATGCGGAAGACGGGGTGGATGAAATTGTTATACGGTTGTGTGAGCTTGTATGACAAGTGTCTCGATGTGTCGTTCGACGGAGTAGGGACCAAAGAACTTGAACGTGTGTTTGGGGTAGGGGCGGCTTGACACGGAGGATTGCATGTACGGTTGCAATGTCAACATGACTTGCTCACTGGCCTTGAACAAGTGCTCGGTGCGGTTCCTGTACGCCTTCTTCTTGAAGTGCGCTTGACCTTTGTCCAATCCAGCTCGCCGCTAGCGCCCGTGTCTGGTAGGTGTAGAGGCAaatcctgcagcccgcccaagcaaaattttaaatagccggctatagccacATTATAATGGTTTGAGCAAGGTGCCGCTAAAAATGGTATTCATGCACAATTGTTCGATAACGTTACAAAATAACAGGCTATAGTCGAGAAGGCCAATTTGGCTCCCGGGCTCAGCTGCACCCGCGCCAACGAAAAAAAttgaaacaaatactagaaaaattcaaaaaattcaaaaagaattgtgtggtagataatttgatgcgtgaggttcaCTGAAAATTTCAACTCGATTGAACATTTGAGcatctctcggcaaaaaagacaaaatcgggGTCGGTAAAGAAGTGTATGGTTCACGaactgttttgacccgatttgtcttttttgccgagagctgctcaaatGTCTAAATGAGTTGAAATTTACAGCGgatctcacgcatcaaattatctactacacaaaaaaattagatttttttaaatttttctagtatttgttttgaattttttttctgagCGGGAGCATATGAGCCTTCGGCT is drawn from Triticum dicoccoides isolate Atlit2015 ecotype Zavitan chromosome 6B, WEW_v2.0, whole genome shotgun sequence and contains these coding sequences:
- the LOC119324823 gene encoding uncharacterized protein LOC119324823; amino-acid sequence: MSRRHRSPTAAPPLEDENLLSEILLRLPPQPSSLPRASLVSNRWRRIASDPGFSRRIRRHHRPNPPLLGFFDMDGCRSFVPTLAAPDRFPPGRFSLQRGDDDWFRSLGSRHGLVLILNRPTNQLLVWDPVTGDKHWIAVPPGFECDSDSPIGGAVLRSAVDDHQFLVALVSITEKQDHTRAIGSAYLSETNTWSDIISTPLPPACESRFQLKAEDLPPVECPTMIYSSIPAVLVGDSLYWWLWDSSYNILQFDLDRDSLAVIPPPVDLYDSHVNFSVMRADDGGLGFLFVSKFSVQLWKTKVICDCFASWVLGRTIETDKLFPLDSKERESPMIVGFAEENNVALMWTEGSLFMFQLESLQLKKLVETRISFYHPFESVYTAETSIGGGHDGADLLHST